In the Gymnogyps californianus isolate 813 chromosome 3, ASM1813914v2, whole genome shotgun sequence genome, one interval contains:
- the CEP68 gene encoding centrosomal protein of 68 kDa, which translates to MAVDVGKSLSEASLSGKAEGNGRWDCTEVETDYPELADSLRRLLGAEEAKPCLQGMESMAMSGRSRLATGVTQGGSSYRQEASSASASRFPRARASLSETEALIYRAADGDDVPRRVSHRFLSSEEQQQVKALGCWEPASSPPSRRSSAEESILAGSCRDARAGRQSQRLGPQSPFSSTPELLRPQTPPSPESALRSRSASSFSSLSSEENGLSEKPSRSLPASADVSSPAATAARDPCCRWGAAEGRAPRARKPFSPLLDDRMTMERIRKMSSYQANYWACAIPDSLPPSPDRHSPHWNPSKEYEDLLDYAYPLKPRYKLGKMPEPFLHDSGIGLDSFSVSPEGTSRSTSIYSRGGQAQGSRENGRWGFVASAERFSALGPGKRGHSGAGSYYEPLPIAKASFAKSASSCPSRGFAKDVTTESARPGSPGRPAADGRSWCTRGSPFPNYKGQAKSTNRFLPTTGVLPLRKEWEGDEEFLSLPPRLRELERLAQFLSNLSLTIRTPGHDHRNLPRHSDSRQPLSSGLAPSREAGDRDERGNVEDYAGLWHPCSSRKPSWENTESCGRIHRDPLRGLHLPTGLRDTLDGTYLNEPQVKGHLKKSQQSESLAQCVKMFCCQLEELIRWLYSVADITDSWVPTSLDTESVKASLHRCLEFRKDVADHRSLTESVLERGEALLDCMVSNSPALKDTLGLIAKQSEELETHAEHLYESVLAAVGPMQGEDGMEDEGVQQTAAQWVLPLSDLGFVSQSRDG; encoded by the exons ATGGCCGTGGATGTGGGAAAATCACTTTCTGAAGCCTCACTGAGCGGGAAGGCCGAGGGCAATGGTAGGTGGGACTGCACAGAGGTGGAGACGGACTACCCGGAGCTAGCAGACAGCCTGCGCCGGCTTTTAGGGGCAGAGGAAGCCAAGCCCTGCCTGCAAGGGATGGAGAGCATGGCAATGAGCGGACGCAGTCGCTTGGCCACTGGTGTTACCCAGGGAGGCTCAAGCTACCGCCAAGAAGCATCTTCAGCATCCGCATCCAGATTTCCCAGAGCAAGAGCAAGCCTCTCGGAGACAGAGGCGTTGATTTATAGAGCCGCCGACGGCGATGATGTGCCTCGTCGTGTTAGCCACCGGTTCCTCTcctcagaagagcagcag CAGGTGAAGGCATTGGGCTGTTGGGAGCCGGCGTCCAGCCCTCCCAGCCGgcgcagctctgcagaggagagcaTCCTTGCTGGCAGCTGCCGCGATGCCCGTGCCGGCCGGCAGAGCCAAAGGCTGGGACCTCAATCCCCATTTTCCTCCACCCCGGAGCTCCTACGGCCCCAAACTCCCCCCAGCCCCGAGAGCGCCCTGCGGAGCCGCTCCGCGTCGAGCTTCTCCAGTCtgtcttcagaagaaaatggcCTCTCCGAAAAGCCATCCCGAAGCTTGCCGGCCAGCGCGGATGTGTCTTCTCCTGCAGCCACTGCCGCCCGGGACCCGTGCTGTCGGTGGGGTGCGGCAGAAGGCAGGGCACCGCGGGCGCGCAAGCCCTTCAGTCCTCTGCTTGATGACCGCATGACCATGGAGCGCATCAGAAAGATGTCGTCCTACCAAGCCAATTACTGGGCATGTGCCATACCAGATTCGTTACCCCCGTCTCCGGACCGTCACTCACCCCACTGGAACCCCAGTAAAGAGTACGAGGACTTGCTGGATTATGCTTATCCGCTGAAGCCAAGATACAAGCTGGGAAAGATGCCGGAGCCTTTCCTCCACGACTCAGGAATAGGTTTGgacagcttttctgtttccccTGAGGGCACATCGAGGTCCACCAGCATCTACAGCCGAGGTGGGCAGGCtcagggaagcagagaaaatggaCGTTGGGGGTTCGTGGCCTCTGCAGAGAGGTTCTCCGCCCTGGGGCCTGGAAAAAGAGGCCACTCAGGAGCTGGCTCGTACTATGAACCTTTACCTATTGCAAAAGCATCCTTTGCAAAGAGCGCTTCCTCTTGTCCTTCTAGAGGTTTTGCTAAGGATGTAACGACGGAGTCGGCTAGGCCGGGTTCACCTGGCCGCCCTGCTGCGGATGGGAGAAGCTGGTGTACCAGAGGGAGCCCCTTTCCAAACTACAAAGGGCAGGCGAAAAGCACTAATAGGTTTTTACCTACAACAGGAGTGCTCCCCCTGAGGAAAGAGTGGGAGGGCGATGAAGaatttctctccctgcctccgAGACTGCGGGAGCTGGAAAGGCTGGCTCAGTTTTTGTCCAATCTTTCCTTAACTATAAGGACGCCCGGGCACGACCACCGAAACCTTCCACGTCACAGCGACAGCAGGCAGCCCCTTTCGTCCGGGTTGGCTCCTTCCAGAGAAGCAGGCGACAGGGACGAAAGAGGGAATGTTGAGGATTACGCTGGGCTGTGGCACCCCTGCAGCTCTCGAAAGCCCAGCTGGGAAAACACTGAATCGTGTGGCCGGATCCATAGGGATCCTCTGCGGGGGCTTCATCTACCGACCGGTCTCAGGGACACGTTGGATGGGACGTACCTAAATGAACCGCAGGTCAAGGGGCATCTGAAGAAGAGCCAGCAGAGCGAGTCCCTTGCCCAGTGTGTTAAG ATGTTTTGCTGCCAGCTGGAAGAGCTAATTCGTTGGCTGTACAGTGTCGCGGACATCACCGACAGCTGGGTCCCAACCTCGCTGGACACGGAGAGCGTGAAGGCATCGCTGCACCGCTGCTTG gagTTCAGGAAAGATGTGGCCGACCACCGGAGCCTGACAGAGAGCGtgctggagaggggagaagcTCTCCTCGACTGCATGGTATCGAATTCACCAG ctctgaaagaCACGCTGGGTTTGATTGCGAAACAGTCAGAAGAGCTAGAAACCCACGCGGAGCACTTGTACGAATCCGTTCTAGCTGCCGTGGGTCCCATGCAGGGCGAGGATGGGATGGAGGACGAGGGGGTGCAGCAGACGGCTGCTCAGTGG gtgcTGCCTCTGTCAGACCTGGGCTTTGTTAGCCAGTCTCGGGATGGCTGA